A single genomic interval of Halostella salina harbors:
- a CDS encoding DUF7322 domain-containing protein, which translates to MFDDSGEGDEDPLGMEEGPPPEEELGPDVPAVEGPDDPSVDIPSVDADSDDVPGDLKAMFWTLVLLANGAVLAVSLGLMFIGFRGNWDLGGRLVIAGGLIVVLGWRVHQRYERRD; encoded by the coding sequence ATGTTCGACGACTCCGGGGAGGGTGACGAGGACCCGCTCGGGATGGAGGAAGGCCCGCCGCCCGAGGAGGAACTGGGTCCCGACGTCCCCGCCGTCGAGGGGCCGGACGACCCCTCGGTCGATATTCCATCGGTGGACGCCGACTCGGACGACGTGCCCGGCGACCTGAAAGCCATGTTCTGGACGCTCGTGTTGCTGGCCAACGGTGCCGTGTTGGCGGTCAGCCTCGGCCTCATGTTCATCGGGTTCCGCGGGAACTGGGACCTGGGCGGCCGGCTCGTCATCGCGGGCGGGCTGATCGTGGTCCTCGGCTGGCGGGTCCACCAGCGCTACGAGCGCCGCGACTGA
- a CDS encoding DUF7344 domain-containing protein yields the protein MASATTSDGTETGSGASETGEPLSKTEIFDVLRNQRRRFVLQYLKRNETPVELGDLATQVAAWEYDTTTDGVTSAQRKRVYTTLQQTHLPKMDQVGIVAYDADEGTIERTDATAELTVYLEIVPGNEFAWRELYLSLGAVSCALVAALWGDVYPLTAVSDLAWATVISVVVTVAAVAHLYHERHMRLGEQEAPPELDYDADE from the coding sequence ATGGCAAGCGCAACGACCAGTGACGGGACGGAGACGGGAAGCGGAGCGTCCGAAACCGGGGAGCCCCTCTCGAAGACGGAGATATTCGACGTGCTGCGGAACCAGCGGCGGCGGTTCGTCCTGCAGTACCTGAAGCGAAACGAGACGCCCGTCGAACTGGGCGATCTGGCGACACAGGTCGCCGCCTGGGAGTACGACACCACGACCGACGGGGTGACCTCCGCACAGCGCAAGCGGGTGTACACGACCCTCCAGCAGACCCACCTTCCGAAGATGGACCAGGTGGGGATCGTCGCGTACGACGCCGACGAGGGCACCATCGAGCGCACCGACGCCACCGCCGAACTCACGGTGTATCTGGAGATCGTTCCCGGCAACGAGTTCGCGTGGCGGGAGCTGTACCTCTCGCTGGGCGCGGTCAGCTGTGCGCTGGTCGCCGCGCTCTGGGGTGACGTGTACCCCCTGACGGCCGTCTCGGACCTGGCCTGGGCGACGGTCATCTCCGTCGTGGTGACCGTCGCGGCGGTCGCCCACCTCTACCACGAGCGGCACATGCGGCTCGGCGAGCAGGAGGCCCCGCCGGAACTCGACTACGATGCGGACGAGTAG
- the hpt gene encoding hypoxanthine/guanine phosphoribosyltransferase: protein MDQLRRSLLDAPIIEKDGYHYFVHPISDGVPMLEPGLLREIVIKLIRKADLEDVDKIVTPAAMGIHISTAVSLMTDIPLVVIRKRQYGLDGEVALFQETGYSESEMYINDVDEGDRVLVLDDVLSTGGTLKAILGSLEDIGADVCDTVAVIKKAGPNELDDTAYDVKTLINVDVQDGDVVIVDENGDG, encoded by the coding sequence ATGGATCAGTTACGGCGGTCGCTGCTGGACGCCCCGATCATCGAGAAGGACGGGTACCACTACTTCGTACACCCCATCAGCGACGGGGTTCCGATGCTCGAACCGGGACTGCTCCGCGAGATCGTCATCAAGCTCATCCGGAAGGCGGACCTGGAGGACGTCGACAAGATCGTCACGCCGGCCGCGATGGGCATTCACATCAGCACCGCCGTCTCGCTGATGACCGACATCCCGCTCGTGGTCATCCGGAAGCGCCAGTACGGCCTCGACGGCGAGGTCGCGCTGTTCCAGGAGACCGGGTACTCCGAGTCCGAGATGTACATCAACGACGTCGACGAGGGCGACCGCGTGCTCGTCCTCGACGACGTGCTCTCGACCGGCGGCACGCTCAAGGCGATCCTCGGGTCGCTGGAGGACATCGGCGCGGACGTCTGTGACACCGTCGCCGTCATCAAGAAGGCCGGCCCGAACGAACTCGACGACACGGCCTACGACGTGAAGACGCTGATCAACGTCGACGTGCAGGACGGCGACGTCGTCATCGTCGACGAGAACGGCGACGGGTAG
- a CDS encoding type 1 glutamine amidotransferase domain-containing protein: MTSVLFVVSEQGYWGEECATPFRELADRNVDIDVATPSGNKPVVDDRSVDPDEVGEETVDAVMEVHRDDRMINPKPIATANADLYDAVVFPGGHGTEWDVNQDRHARALLRETVAGDDGVALVVCHAVGILAFTRDEDGEFLVDGRDVTGFPNAWEEGIVDEHDNMPDGRKLPYWVEDEVKAAGANWDAELDADESVTTDGDLITARGPGSSDAAATALIERLGVTAD; encoded by the coding sequence ATGACATCGGTACTGTTCGTCGTCAGTGAGCAGGGGTACTGGGGAGAGGAGTGCGCGACGCCGTTCCGCGAACTCGCCGACAGAAACGTCGACATCGACGTGGCGACGCCCAGCGGCAACAAGCCGGTCGTCGACGACCGCTCGGTCGACCCCGACGAGGTCGGCGAGGAGACGGTCGACGCGGTGATGGAGGTCCACCGTGACGACCGGATGATCAACCCGAAGCCGATAGCGACCGCGAACGCCGACCTGTACGACGCGGTCGTGTTCCCCGGCGGTCACGGCACCGAGTGGGACGTGAACCAGGACCGCCACGCCCGCGCGCTGCTCCGCGAGACCGTCGCCGGCGACGACGGCGTCGCGCTGGTCGTCTGCCACGCCGTCGGCATCCTCGCCTTCACGCGCGACGAGGACGGCGAGTTCCTCGTCGACGGCCGCGACGTGACCGGCTTCCCGAACGCGTGGGAGGAGGGGATCGTCGACGAGCACGACAACATGCCCGACGGCCGAAAGCTGCCATACTGGGTCGAGGACGAGGTGAAAGCCGCCGGCGCGAACTGGGACGCCGAACTCGACGCCGACGAGAGCGTCACGACCGACGGCGACCTGATCACCGCTCGCGGTCCCGGCTCGTCGGACGCCGCCGCGACCGCGCTGATCGAGCGCCTCGGCGTGACCGCGGACTGA
- a CDS encoding helix-turn-helix domain-containing protein, protein MQHVRVTMTADGREAEVHPMYGLLANAPFVERATAMNWNFTGDTLGILHYVEGDVDAFDNAVGAVDPVVAYELEPAGDGGFYAYIRDELTEASRELFAPLTYAEVVVVPPVVYRADGSATLSMFGPSDVVQAMLEAVPSPVELTVESVGGLGGIPMLAETRLSDRQHEAVAAGLALGYYEVPRTAGQEAVADALDCAPSTAAEHLRKAEAKLVRSVLSA, encoded by the coding sequence ATGCAACACGTCCGGGTGACGATGACGGCGGACGGCCGCGAGGCCGAGGTCCACCCGATGTACGGCCTGCTCGCGAACGCGCCGTTCGTCGAGCGCGCGACGGCGATGAACTGGAACTTCACCGGGGATACGCTCGGGATCCTCCACTACGTCGAGGGCGACGTGGACGCTTTCGACAACGCCGTCGGGGCCGTCGATCCGGTCGTCGCCTACGAACTGGAGCCGGCCGGCGACGGCGGCTTCTACGCGTATATCCGGGACGAACTGACCGAGGCGTCGCGCGAGCTGTTCGCGCCGCTCACGTACGCGGAAGTCGTCGTCGTGCCGCCGGTGGTGTACCGCGCCGACGGCAGCGCCACGCTGTCGATGTTCGGCCCGAGCGACGTGGTCCAGGCGATGCTGGAGGCGGTGCCGTCACCCGTCGAACTAACCGTCGAGTCGGTCGGCGGCCTCGGCGGGATCCCGATGCTGGCCGAGACGCGGCTCAGCGACCGCCAGCACGAGGCCGTCGCGGCCGGGCTGGCGCTCGGCTACTACGAGGTCCCGCGGACGGCGGGGCAGGAAGCCGTCGCCGACGCGCTGGACTGCGCCCCCAGCACCGCGGCTGAACATCTCCGGAAGGCCGAGGCGAAACTCGTCAGGTCGGTCCTGTCGGCGTGA